A portion of the Staphylococcus felis genome contains these proteins:
- the leuS gene encoding leucine--tRNA ligase, giving the protein MVNYNHQQIEKKWQQYWLDNKTFKAEDHFGQKKFYALDMFPYPSGAGLHVGHPEGYTATDILSRYKRMQGYNVLHPMGWDAFGLPAEQYALDTGNDPAEFTKRNIQTFKRQIQELGFSYDWDREVSTTDPSYYKWTQWIFIQLYKKGLAYIDEIPVNWCEALGTVLSNEEVVDGVSERGGHPVVRRPMKQWVLKITEYADRLLEDLEELDWPESIKDMQRNWIGRSEGAKVVYNVANTHEPIEVFTTRPDTIYGATFLVLSPEHQLVNQITSTEQYEVVKAYQGEAAKKSDLERTDLAKEKSGVFTGAYAIHPLSGEKMPIWIADYVLASYGTGAVMAVPGHDERDFEFAKTFELPIKTVIDHDEDTGYFTGDGPHIHSNELNGLSNQEAIAKAIEVLEEKQIGEKKVNYKLRDWLFSRQRYWGEPIPIIHWEDGSMTTVPESELPVLLPKTDHIKPSGSGESPLANIDEFINVVDPETGMKGRRETNTMPQWAGSCWYYLRYIDPKNDQMLADPEKLKHWLPVDLYIGGVEHAVLHLLYARFWHKVLYDIGVVPTKEPFQKLFNQGMILGEGNEKMSKSKGNVVNPDDIIRSHGADTLRLYEMFMGPLDAAIAWSEKGLDGSRRFLDRIWRLLVTEEGNLVDKVTEEETPILQKVYHQTVKKVTDDFESLNFNTAISQLMVFINDCYKAEKLNKSYIEGFVKMLSPIAPHIGEELWSILGHEGTITYQPWPSYDETLLIDDVVEIVVQLNGKVRAKLEIPKDATKEEMEEMALSNDNVKTAIEGKSIHKVIAIPQKLVNIVAK; this is encoded by the coding sequence ATTGTGAATTATAATCATCAACAAATTGAAAAAAAATGGCAACAATACTGGTTAGACAACAAAACTTTTAAAGCTGAAGATCACTTTGGCCAAAAGAAATTTTATGCTTTAGATATGTTTCCTTATCCATCTGGTGCTGGACTTCATGTTGGTCATCCGGAAGGGTATACAGCGACAGACATTTTATCCCGTTATAAAAGAATGCAAGGCTATAATGTATTACATCCTATGGGCTGGGATGCTTTTGGATTACCTGCTGAACAATATGCGCTTGATACGGGTAATGATCCAGCAGAATTTACAAAACGTAATATCCAAACGTTCAAACGTCAAATTCAAGAGCTCGGTTTTAGCTATGATTGGGATCGTGAAGTAAGTACGACTGATCCAAGCTATTATAAATGGACACAGTGGATTTTTATTCAATTATATAAAAAGGGCTTGGCGTATATTGATGAAATTCCAGTCAATTGGTGTGAAGCTTTAGGAACAGTTTTATCAAATGAAGAAGTCGTTGACGGTGTCTCAGAGCGCGGAGGACACCCTGTAGTACGACGCCCTATGAAACAATGGGTACTAAAAATAACGGAGTATGCAGACCGTTTACTAGAAGATTTAGAAGAGCTTGATTGGCCAGAGTCTATTAAAGATATGCAGCGTAATTGGATTGGACGTTCAGAAGGAGCAAAAGTCGTATATAACGTTGCTAATACGCATGAACCTATCGAAGTCTTTACGACAAGACCTGACACGATTTATGGTGCAACATTTTTAGTGTTAAGCCCAGAGCATCAGCTTGTGAATCAAATTACATCGACTGAACAATATGAAGTAGTTAAAGCATATCAAGGCGAAGCGGCTAAAAAATCAGATTTAGAGCGAACGGATTTAGCTAAAGAGAAATCAGGTGTATTCACTGGTGCTTATGCAATTCATCCACTTTCTGGTGAAAAGATGCCAATTTGGATTGCCGATTATGTACTTGCCTCATATGGAACAGGAGCTGTTATGGCAGTACCAGGTCATGATGAACGTGATTTTGAATTTGCAAAAACGTTTGAATTGCCTATTAAAACGGTTATTGATCATGATGAGGATACTGGTTACTTTACTGGAGATGGTCCACACATTCATTCAAATGAATTGAACGGTTTATCTAATCAAGAGGCTATTGCTAAGGCGATCGAAGTATTAGAAGAGAAACAAATTGGAGAGAAGAAGGTCAATTATAAACTAAGAGACTGGTTATTTAGTCGCCAACGTTATTGGGGTGAACCGATTCCAATTATACATTGGGAAGATGGCAGTATGACTACAGTGCCGGAAAGTGAACTACCAGTACTATTGCCGAAAACAGATCACATCAAGCCTTCAGGTTCAGGAGAGTCGCCATTAGCTAATATTGATGAGTTTATTAATGTTGTTGATCCTGAAACAGGAATGAAAGGCAGACGCGAGACCAATACAATGCCGCAATGGGCCGGAAGTTGTTGGTACTATTTACGTTACATCGATCCTAAAAACGACCAAATGTTAGCAGATCCCGAAAAGTTAAAGCACTGGTTACCTGTGGATTTATATATTGGTGGTGTAGAGCATGCAGTTTTACACTTACTATATGCAAGATTTTGGCATAAAGTCCTTTATGATATAGGTGTAGTACCGACAAAAGAACCTTTCCAAAAATTATTCAACCAAGGGATGATTTTAGGTGAAGGTAATGAAAAAATGAGTAAATCAAAAGGGAATGTTGTTAATCCAGATGATATTATACGCTCTCATGGTGCAGATACATTGAGATTATACGAAATGTTTATGGGACCTTTAGATGCTGCAATTGCATGGAGCGAAAAAGGATTAGATGGATCGAGACGCTTTTTAGATCGTATCTGGCGATTACTCGTGACCGAAGAGGGTAATCTTGTTGATAAAGTGACTGAAGAGGAAACGCCAATACTTCAAAAGGTTTACCATCAAACTGTTAAAAAGGTGACTGATGATTTTGAGAGCCTTAACTTTAATACAGCAATCAGTCAACTTATGGTATTTATAAATGATTGTTATAAGGCAGAGAAGTTGAATAAATCCTATATAGAAGGATTTGTTAAAATGTTATCTCCAATTGCCCCACATATTGGAGAAGAGCTTTGGAGCATTTTAGGGCATGAAGGTACAATCACATATCAACCTTGGCCAAGTTATGATGAGACATTGTTAATAGATGACGTTGTTGAAATTGTGGTGCAACTCAATGGCAAAGTACGTGCTAAATTAGAAATTCCTAAAGATGCTACTAAGGAAGAAATGGAAGAAATGGCACTATCTAATGACAATGTGAAAACAGCGATTGAAGGGAAATCCATTCATAAAGTTATTGCAATCCCTCAAAAATTAGTAAATATTGTTGCTAAATAA
- a CDS encoding TIGR01212 family radical SAM protein (This family includes YhcC from E. coli K-12, an uncharacterized radical SAM protein.) produces the protein MGTVFPYAFEDKRYHTLNYHLKNKFGEKIFKVALDGGFDCPNRDGTVAHGGCTFCSAAGSGDFAGNRADPIEVQFEEIKNRMHEKWHEGKYIAYFQAFTNTHAPVEVLREKFESALKQENVVGLSIGTRPDCLPDDVVEYLAELNQRTYLWVELGLQTVHDRTSNLINRAHDMECYNQGVAKLRKHHINVCSHIINGLPGEDYDMMMETAQTVAQMDVQGIKIHLLHLLKGTPMIKQYEKGLLEFMSKEEYIHLVCDQLEIIPPEMIVHRITGDGPIDLMVGPMWSVNKWEILNEIDAELKRRGTVQGTQYKDAVHL, from the coding sequence ATGGGTACAGTTTTCCCCTATGCATTTGAAGATAAGCGATACCACACACTTAACTATCATTTAAAAAATAAATTTGGAGAGAAAATATTTAAAGTAGCTCTCGATGGCGGATTTGATTGTCCAAATAGGGATGGTACTGTCGCACATGGCGGTTGTACATTTTGTTCAGCAGCTGGTAGTGGTGATTTTGCAGGCAATCGTGCTGACCCAATAGAAGTTCAATTTGAAGAAATTAAAAATCGTATGCATGAAAAATGGCATGAAGGTAAGTATATCGCATACTTTCAAGCATTTACAAATACACATGCACCAGTTGAGGTCTTACGTGAAAAATTTGAATCTGCACTTAAACAAGAAAATGTTGTCGGACTTTCGATAGGTACTCGTCCAGACTGTTTGCCTGATGATGTTGTAGAATATCTTGCAGAATTAAATCAAAGAACATACTTATGGGTCGAATTAGGCCTTCAAACCGTTCATGACCGAACATCAAATTTAATCAATCGCGCACATGATATGGAGTGTTATAATCAAGGCGTCGCCAAGTTACGTAAACATCATATTAATGTTTGTTCACATATTATTAATGGACTTCCTGGAGAAGATTATGACATGATGATGGAAACTGCTCAAACAGTAGCTCAAATGGATGTTCAAGGTATCAAAATTCATCTCCTGCACTTATTAAAAGGGACGCCTATGATTAAACAATATGAAAAAGGTCTACTTGAGTTCATGTCCAAGGAAGAGTACATTCACTTAGTCTGCGATCAACTCGAAATCATTCCCCCTGAAATGATTGTTCACAGAATTACAGGTGATGGCCCAATTGACTTAATGGTGGGGCCAATGTGGAGTGTTAATAAATGGGAAATTTTAAATGAAATTGATGCAGAATTAAAAAGAAGAGGTACAGTACAAGGGACTCAGTATAAGGATGCGGTCCACCTATGA
- a CDS encoding tRNA (mnm(5)s(2)U34)-methyltransferase, whose translation MIIQRILPFAKQLIETHVNASSVVIDATCGNGWDTQFLAQLVPDGYVYACDIQAAAVEKTSERVRSFKNVKVIHTGHEHIIDYIPTQHRQSLDAAIFNLGYLPKGDKSIVTHPDTTICAIENIFKQLSSEGIIVVVVYPGHPEGQIESNAVHQFLSHFDQNMAHVLKYEFINQQNNPPYIVAIEKR comes from the coding sequence ATGATTATTCAACGTATTTTACCTTTCGCTAAGCAACTTATAGAAACACATGTCAATGCATCTAGTGTTGTAATAGATGCCACATGTGGCAATGGATGGGATACACAGTTTTTAGCGCAATTGGTTCCTGATGGTTATGTCTATGCTTGTGATATTCAAGCAGCAGCAGTAGAAAAGACTTCTGAACGCGTTCGATCTTTTAAAAATGTAAAAGTCATACACACAGGTCATGAGCATATTATAGATTATATCCCTACTCAACATCGTCAATCACTCGATGCAGCCATTTTTAATTTAGGTTATTTGCCTAAAGGTGATAAATCGATTGTCACTCATCCTGATACAACTATATGTGCCATTGAAAATATATTCAAACAACTATCATCTGAAGGTATTATTGTGGTTGTGGTATATCCTGGTCATCCTGAAGGTCAAATCGAAAGTAATGCAGTTCATCAATTTTTGAGCCACTTCGATCAAAACATGGCACACGTTTTAAAATATGAATTTATAAATCAACAAAATAATCCTCCCTATATTGTCGCCATAGAAAAAAGATAA
- a CDS encoding transcriptional regulator, SarA/Rot family, which yields MIREKDFEVSQLLHLEDLQKEVEDVFDSIEQKYKLSKEEFLILLMLWDKGSMSLKEMDQYVHIKSYKRTRVYNNLVEKQWITKKRPQNDERTVLIYFNENKLNEKQELIQFVCAKIKDRQNRLKSLFNSLIDECNE from the coding sequence ATGATTAGAGAAAAAGATTTTGAAGTGAGCCAGTTATTGCACTTAGAGGATTTGCAAAAAGAGGTTGAAGATGTCTTTGATTCAATTGAGCAAAAATATAAATTATCTAAAGAAGAGTTCCTAATTTTACTCATGCTTTGGGACAAAGGGTCGATGTCATTAAAAGAAATGGATCAATACGTTCATATTAAATCGTACAAAAGAACACGTGTTTATAATAACTTAGTTGAAAAACAATGGATTACAAAGAAAAGACCACAAAATGATGAGCGAACAGTACTGATTTATTTTAATGAAAATAAATTAAATGAAAAGCAAGAGTTAATACAATTTGTATGCGCTAAAATAAAGGATAGACAAAACAGATTAAAATCTCTTTTTAATTCGCTTATTGACGAATGTAATGAATAA
- a CDS encoding L-lactate dehydrogenase: MSKKGNKVVLVGNGAVGASYAFTMVSQGVADELFIIDINEDKVLGDVLDLNHGAPYAMSPVKVKAGKYEDCSDADLVVICAGAPQKVGETRLDLVEKNAKIYKNIITSIMDSGFDGIFLIAANPVDILTYVTLKYSGLPKHKVIGSGTILDTARFRHLLSEAFEVAPASVHANIIGEHGDSEVPVWSSATIAGVPLYEELKNNPEKAHLIDEIYVKTRDAAYEIIQAKGATYYGVAMGLMHISKAILKNQNVVLTVSSYLEGEYGHTGVYTGVPTLINGEGATRIIETPLNEDEKEKFEKSVNVLKQMQDSIDYLF, encoded by the coding sequence ATGTCTAAAAAAGGTAATAAAGTTGTATTAGTAGGTAACGGTGCGGTTGGAGCAAGTTATGCATTTACAATGGTTAGTCAAGGTGTTGCTGACGAACTATTTATTATAGATATCAATGAAGATAAAGTATTAGGTGATGTACTTGATTTAAATCACGGTGCACCATACGCAATGTCGCCTGTAAAAGTAAAAGCCGGGAAATATGAAGACTGTAGTGACGCAGATTTAGTAGTCATTTGTGCAGGCGCGCCACAAAAAGTAGGAGAAACACGATTAGATTTAGTTGAAAAAAATGCCAAGATATATAAAAACATTATTACTTCTATTATGGATAGTGGTTTTGATGGTATATTCTTAATTGCTGCAAATCCAGTGGATATCTTAACATATGTCACATTAAAATATTCTGGACTTCCAAAACATAAAGTAATTGGTTCAGGTACAATTTTAGATACTGCGAGATTCAGACATTTATTAAGTGAAGCATTTGAAGTGGCTCCGGCTAGCGTGCACGCTAACATTATTGGTGAACATGGTGATTCAGAGGTGCCTGTATGGTCTTCGGCTACAATTGCAGGTGTTCCTTTATACGAAGAGCTCAAAAATAATCCAGAAAAGGCTCATTTAATTGATGAAATATATGTGAAAACACGTGATGCTGCTTACGAAATTATTCAAGCCAAAGGAGCGACTTATTATGGTGTTGCAATGGGCTTAATGCATATTTCTAAAGCTATTCTAAAAAATCAAAATGTTGTTTTAACAGTTTCTAGTTACTTAGAAGGTGAATATGGACATACTGGCGTCTATACAGGTGTTCCAACATTAATTAATGGCGAAGGGGCAACACGTATTATTGAGACACCTCTTAATGAAGATGAAAAAGAAAAATTTGAGAAATCAGTTAATGTTTTAAAGCAAATGCAAGATTCTATTGATTATTTATTCTAA
- a CDS encoding alpha/beta hydrolase, whose translation MWKWETEVEAKGVVVIVHNMLEHTGRYAYVITQLRRNGFHVIMGDLPGQGQTSRMNKGQIDSFDIYHERVLEWLAIAEEYHLPTFMIGVGLGGLITINLLEKVDLNLEGIVLLSPLLAFQNNRQTRQKTLFSNVGDISKSAKFELGITYEHLTRHPEVLEDTYSDALMLKKVSYHWYKEVVQTMKETNDYLNQLKNVPTCIMFGDQDKISDTNATMELIKYKMFDELYFKVWKGLNHEIHNEPERDAVMQYILTFLNNRVYTSGFIYEQETF comes from the coding sequence ATGTGGAAATGGGAAACAGAAGTTGAGGCAAAAGGTGTCGTTGTCATTGTCCATAATATGTTAGAACATACTGGGCGATATGCGTATGTCATAACGCAACTAAGACGAAATGGTTTTCACGTCATTATGGGTGATTTACCAGGGCAAGGGCAAACGTCTCGAATGAACAAAGGTCAAATCGACTCATTTGATATATATCATGAACGTGTTTTAGAGTGGTTAGCTATAGCTGAAGAGTATCACTTACCAACTTTTATGATTGGTGTAGGTTTAGGTGGCTTAATTACGATTAATTTATTAGAAAAAGTAGACTTAAACCTTGAGGGAATTGTGCTGTTGTCACCATTACTAGCATTTCAAAACAATAGGCAAACTCGACAAAAAACACTTTTTTCAAATGTAGGTGATATATCAAAAAGTGCTAAATTTGAATTAGGTATCACTTATGAACATTTAACGCGTCATCCTGAAGTGCTTGAAGATACATATAGTGATGCTTTAATGCTAAAAAAGGTGAGCTATCATTGGTATAAAGAGGTAGTTCAAACAATGAAGGAGACAAATGATTATTTAAATCAATTAAAGAATGTTCCGACTTGTATAATGTTTGGTGATCAAGACAAAATAAGTGATACAAATGCGACGATGGAATTGATAAAATATAAAATGTTTGACGAGTTATATTTTAAAGTTTGGAAAGGTTTGAATCATGAAATTCATAATGAACCAGAAAGAGATGCAGTAATGCAATATATCCTTACTTTCTTGAATAATCGAGTCTATACTTCAGGGTTTATATACGAGCAGGAAACTTTTTAA
- a CDS encoding proline dehydrogenase family protein: MSLVKNFFIALSNNAFLNNTAKKVGPSLGANKVVAGSTIDEVVETIKALNRKNISVTVDNLGEFVNNRQDAIAAKEAILDVMKAINDHQLDAHMSVKLSQLGAEFDKVLAYENIYDIVAKAKSYHHMHINIDTEKYDSLFDITQTLDRLKSEFSNVGTVIQAYLFKADVLIDKYPDLRLRLVKGAYKESPYIAYQDKGEIDQNYIRLIEKRLLTAKNMTSIATHDHRIINHVKQFIDDHHIDKSKVEFQMLYGFRSDLAESIANEGYQFTIYVPFGDDWFGYFMRRLAERPQNLTLALKEFVKPKTIAILGCVGLSTLLFSLLYRKK; this comes from the coding sequence ATGAGTCTAGTTAAAAACTTTTTTATTGCATTATCAAATAATGCATTTTTAAATAATACTGCTAAAAAAGTAGGTCCTTCATTAGGAGCAAATAAAGTCGTTGCTGGAAGTACTATCGATGAAGTTGTCGAAACAATCAAAGCTTTAAATCGCAAAAACATTTCAGTAACCGTTGATAATCTTGGTGAATTTGTCAATAATAGACAAGATGCCATTGCTGCTAAAGAAGCAATTTTAGATGTTATGAAAGCGATTAACGATCACCAATTGGATGCACATATGTCAGTCAAATTAAGTCAACTTGGCGCTGAATTTGATAAAGTATTAGCATACGAAAATATTTATGATATTGTAGCCAAAGCTAAGTCCTATCATCATATGCATATTAATATCGACACAGAAAAATACGATAGCTTATTTGATATTACCCAAACTTTAGATCGGTTAAAATCTGAATTTTCAAATGTTGGTACTGTTATTCAAGCTTATTTATTTAAAGCAGATGTTCTCATTGATAAGTATCCAGATTTGCGTTTGCGTTTAGTTAAAGGCGCATATAAAGAATCTCCTTACATCGCCTATCAAGATAAAGGTGAAATAGATCAAAATTATATTCGTCTTATTGAAAAACGCTTATTAACCGCAAAAAATATGACATCGATTGCAACACATGACCACCGTATTATCAATCACGTCAAACAGTTTATCGATGATCATCATATTGATAAGTCAAAAGTTGAATTTCAAATGTTATATGGATTCCGTAGCGACTTAGCTGAATCTATTGCGAATGAAGGCTATCAATTTACGATTTACGTCCCATTTGGTGATGATTGGTTTGGTTATTTTATGCGTCGACTTGCTGAACGCCCTCAAAACCTGACATTAGCATTAAAAGAATTTGTTAAACCTAAAACAATTGCAATATTAGGTTGTGTCGGCCTGTCTACGTTATTATTTTCTCTATTATATCGCAAAAAATAA
- the ribH gene encoding 6,7-dimethyl-8-ribityllumazine synthase has translation MKFEGQLVGKGLKIGIVVSRFNDLITSRLVDGALDALQRHQVDENDIDVAYVPGAFELPIVAKKMALTKKYDAIVTLGCVIRGATTHYDYVCNEAAKGIAKASDDTGVPVIFGVLTTENIEQAIERAGTKAGNKGAEAAVGAIEMANLLNSFK, from the coding sequence ATGAAATTTGAAGGTCAATTAGTAGGAAAAGGATTAAAAATTGGAATCGTTGTAAGTCGATTTAACGATCTCATTACGAGTCGTTTAGTAGATGGGGCATTAGATGCCTTACAAAGACATCAAGTTGATGAAAATGATATCGATGTAGCATATGTGCCCGGAGCATTTGAATTACCAATTGTGGCTAAAAAAATGGCTTTGACAAAAAAGTATGATGCAATTGTAACATTAGGATGTGTGATTAGAGGTGCAACGACACATTATGATTATGTCTGTAATGAAGCGGCGAAAGGAATTGCTAAGGCTAGTGATGATACAGGCGTACCTGTTATATTCGGTGTATTAACAACTGAAAATATCGAACAAGCAATAGAAAGAGCAGGCACAAAAGCAGGAAATAAAGGGGCGGAAGCTGCTGTTGGTGCCATTGAGATGGCTAATTTATTAAATTCATTTAAATAA
- the ribB gene encoding 3,4-dihydroxy-2-butanone-4-phosphate synthase → MQFDSIDEALKALKNGEMIIVLDDENRENEGDLVAITEWMNDDTINFMTKYGRGLICTPISQDIANQAGISVMVQNNTDPHGTAFTVSIDHVESTTGISAFERTQTVRALIEPHLNAHTFNQPGHIFPLIGKEKGVLERRGHTEATLDLAKLTGAQPAGVICEIMNDDGTMAKGESLQAFKEEHHLKMITIEALVKYIKAHTFLITQDAKIKLPTRFGEFDMYGFTSKVDGSENLAIVKGQLSEEMNVRIHSACATGDIFHSQRCDCGEQLEVAMSYIQENDGIILYLPQEGRGIGLINKLKAYELIEQGYNTVTANEALGFEPDLREYDIAAQMLKHLGVKKINLLSNNPEKFSGLRDYGIEILDRIPIIVDNNTHNHDYMNVKKTQMGHML, encoded by the coding sequence ATGCAATTTGATTCAATTGATGAAGCGCTAAAGGCATTGAAAAATGGTGAAATGATCATTGTACTTGATGATGAAAATCGAGAAAATGAAGGTGATCTTGTCGCTATTACAGAATGGATGAATGATGATACGATTAATTTTATGACTAAATATGGACGTGGATTAATATGTACTCCGATTTCACAAGATATTGCAAATCAAGCAGGCATCTCAGTAATGGTACAAAATAATACAGATCCACATGGCACAGCATTTACAGTTAGCATTGATCATGTTGAGAGTACAACAGGTATCAGCGCATTTGAAAGAACGCAAACTGTACGTGCACTTATTGAACCGCATTTAAATGCACATACTTTTAATCAACCAGGTCATATTTTTCCACTTATTGGCAAAGAAAAGGGCGTTTTAGAGAGAAGAGGTCATACAGAGGCGACATTGGATTTGGCTAAGTTAACAGGCGCACAACCTGCAGGTGTTATTTGTGAAATTATGAATGATGATGGCACAATGGCGAAAGGCGAGTCATTACAAGCATTTAAGGAAGAGCATCATTTAAAAATGATTACAATTGAAGCACTTGTAAAATATATAAAAGCACATACTTTTTTAATTACACAAGATGCTAAAATTAAACTTCCAACACGATTTGGTGAATTTGATATGTACGGGTTTACTTCAAAGGTGGATGGATCTGAGAACCTTGCAATTGTAAAAGGACAGTTAAGTGAAGAAATGAATGTACGCATCCATTCTGCGTGTGCAACAGGTGATATTTTTCATAGTCAACGTTGTGATTGCGGAGAACAATTAGAAGTAGCGATGTCATATATTCAAGAAAATGACGGTATTATTTTATATTTGCCACAAGAAGGACGCGGTATAGGTTTAATTAATAAACTGAAGGCATATGAATTGATAGAACAGGGTTATAATACGGTTACTGCTAATGAAGCATTAGGATTTGAACCAGATTTGCGCGAGTATGACATCGCTGCTCAGATGTTAAAACATTTAGGTGTGAAAAAAATTAATTTATTAAGTAACAATCCTGAAAAATTTTCGGGACTTCGAGATTATGGCATCGAAATACTTGATAGGATACCTATTATAGTAGACAACAACACTCATAATCATGACTATATGAATGTTAAAAAAACACAAATGGGGCATATGCTCTAA
- a CDS encoding riboflavin synthase: MFTGIIEELGTIQSIQKHHPTTQLTIKASKILDDMKIGDSISVNGTCLTVIEFDDTSFKVDVILGTENKTYLNQLKSGDQVNLERALLATGRLGGHFVQGHVDDIGKILHVKQSQNEWIYTIEAPSSILNQMIAQGSIAVDGISLTVFSKNTTSFEIHLIPETRRATTLSHKTQGDVVHLEADMLFKYVTASIQNKKELSMNDLLKAGF, encoded by the coding sequence GTGTTTACAGGTATCATTGAGGAATTAGGCACAATTCAATCTATTCAAAAGCACCATCCCACAACTCAACTCACAATAAAAGCATCCAAAATTTTAGACGATATGAAAATAGGCGACTCAATCAGTGTCAACGGTACATGTTTAACAGTAATTGAATTTGATGATACGTCGTTTAAAGTGGATGTGATTTTAGGAACAGAAAATAAAACCTATTTAAATCAGCTTAAATCAGGAGATCAAGTAAACTTAGAGCGAGCATTATTAGCAACCGGCCGTTTAGGTGGACATTTTGTGCAAGGTCATGTTGACGATATAGGAAAAATCCTTCATGTTAAACAATCCCAAAATGAATGGATATACACTATTGAAGCGCCTTCTTCAATACTGAATCAAATGATTGCTCAAGGCTCAATTGCAGTTGATGGTATAAGTCTAACCGTTTTTTCTAAAAATACGACTTCATTTGAAATACATTTAATACCTGAAACAAGACGAGCGACTACTTTATCTCATAAGACGCAAGGTGATGTCGTTCATTTAGAAGCTGATATGCTATTTAAATATGTCACAGCATCCATACAAAATAAAAAAGAGTTATCAATGAATGACTTATTGAAAGCTGGATTTTAA
- the ribD gene encoding bifunctional diaminohydroxyphosphoribosylaminopyrimidine deaminase/5-amino-6-(5-phosphoribosylamino)uracil reductase RibD: MNYLNYAIQLAEMVEGQTGTNPPVGAVIVKNGRIIGIGAHLKKGQKHAEIQAIDMAGAEHVAGSTMYVSLEPCSHYGETPPCAERIIELGISKVIYAARDVTLPSTGHAMMERAGIEVEYRKNVQMERSYQSFFSSKMNALPIVTVKVSASLDGKQATDSSESQWITSKAVKSDVFKLRHTHDAIITGNETLSKDNPSLTVRKEEGHHPTRVILSKSGQLQWESKMFHDLKAPIYIYTENTQLTTDLENVCIVKLKDCRIDYILKDLYERGFGRVLVEAGPNITSQFLASPFVTHFILYLAPKIIGGQGLYQFYQTAWVQELDQIPQFEIVHSEMLDTDLKLHLKRK; this comes from the coding sequence TTGAACTATTTAAATTATGCAATTCAACTTGCAGAAATGGTTGAAGGCCAAACGGGAACCAATCCTCCAGTAGGTGCGGTCATTGTGAAAAATGGTCGAATTATTGGAATAGGTGCACATTTAAAAAAAGGACAAAAGCACGCAGAAATACAAGCAATTGATATGGCGGGTGCAGAACATGTGGCAGGTTCAACGATGTATGTCTCATTAGAGCCTTGTTCACATTACGGTGAAACGCCTCCCTGTGCTGAGCGCATTATTGAATTAGGGATTTCTAAGGTTATTTATGCTGCACGTGATGTGACTTTACCTTCAACGGGCCATGCAATGATGGAACGCGCTGGTATTGAAGTAGAATATCGAAAAAATGTGCAAATGGAAAGAAGCTATCAATCCTTTTTTAGCAGTAAGATGAATGCTTTGCCGATAGTAACAGTGAAAGTAAGTGCAAGTCTAGATGGCAAACAAGCAACTGATAGCTCAGAAAGTCAGTGGATCACATCAAAAGCTGTGAAATCTGATGTCTTTAAATTAAGACATACGCATGATGCGATAATAACTGGAAATGAGACATTGAGTAAAGATAACCCGAGCTTAACTGTTCGTAAAGAGGAAGGTCACCATCCTACTCGAGTGATCTTGTCTAAATCCGGACAATTGCAATGGGAATCAAAGATGTTCCATGATCTCAAAGCACCTATTTACATTTATACTGAAAATACACAATTAACAACAGACTTAGAAAATGTATGCATTGTTAAACTGAAAGACTGTCGTATTGACTATATTTTAAAAGATTTATATGAAAGAGGGTTTGGTCGCGTACTTGTCGAAGCGGGTCCAAACATAACATCTCAGTTTTTAGCATCACCTTTTGTTACTCACTTCATCCTATATTTAGCCCCGAAAATCATAGGTGGTCAAGGTTTATACCAATTTTATCAAACAGCATGGGTTCAAGAACTTGACCAAATCCCACAATTTGAAATTGTACATTCTGAAATGTTAGATACTGACCTGAAACTACATTTGAAAAGGAAGTGA